TGTTGGCGCTCATGCGGATTCGCGCTGGCCGGTGCAAGTGCATCTGGTCATCCCGCTCGAAGCGCCAGGCGAACGGCGGAGCCAGGCCTTCCCAGTCGAGGCCGTCATGGTCGACCAACTGCGCCGGATCGGTCGGCACGCCACGGCGTTGCAGGTAATCGGGGCTGGCGCAGGCGATGCGCACCATGCTCGCCAGCGGCGTGGCCACCAGCCGGGTATCGGCCATCTGCCCGGCACGCAATACCAGATCGACCTTGCCCAGATTCGAGCCCTGCATATCGACAAAGCTGTCGATCAGGTGCAATTGCACGTCGAGGCCGGGGTAAAGCGTCAGGAAGTCGGCAATCACCGGCGCCAGGTGTCGGCGCCCGAACGCTGCTGGCGCATCCACCCGAATCAAGCCTTCCGGCGCACTGCTCAGGGACACCGCTTCCGCCCGGGCCAGGCGCAGCTCAGCGACGATCCGCCGCGCGCGTTCGGCAAAAGCCAAACCGGCCGGGGTCGCTCGTACCGCATGAGTGCTGCGAATGAACAGCTGACTGCCAACGGCGTTTTCGAGGCTGTCGATGCGTCGCGCCACTGCCGAAGGCGTCAATGGATGGCGTCGGGACGCGGCGGAAAAACTGCCGCTTTCCAGCACATCGAGAAACAGGCCAAGTTGTTCGGTCAATTGATTGGGGTTCATGGTTTGTCGGCGCTTGTGCGAAATTGGCACAGCCATTGTGCGTTGCTGTGCGTTTCCCCGCCAGAGCCGACTGCGTA
The window above is part of the Pseudomonas sp. B21-048 genome. Proteins encoded here:
- a CDS encoding LysR family transcriptional regulator encodes the protein MNPNQLTEQLGLFLDVLESGSFSAASRRHPLTPSAVARRIDSLENAVGSQLFIRSTHAVRATPAGLAFAERARRIVAELRLARAEAVSLSSAPEGLIRVDAPAAFGRRHLAPVIADFLTLYPGLDVQLHLIDSFVDMQGSNLGKVDLVLRAGQMADTRLVATPLASMVRIACASPDYLQRRGVPTDPAQLVDHDGLDWEGLAPPFAWRFERDDQMHLHRPARIRMSANNAEALVCGALAGLGIAHLPTWLASEYLLRGELLPLFCENGLPKPESTGIYALRLEQQPSSRSRLLLEYLKTRFSPIPPWDLALQTNLDRH